One part of the Raphanus sativus cultivar WK10039 chromosome 7, ASM80110v3, whole genome shotgun sequence genome encodes these proteins:
- the LOC130497683 gene encoding transcription factor MYB20 translates to MGRQPCCDKVGLKKGPWTADEDRKLMNFILTHGQCCWRAVPKLAGLLRCGKSCRLRWTNYLRPDLKRGLLSDNEEKMVIDLHSQLGNRWSKIASHLPGRTDNEIKNHWNTHIKKKLRKMGIDPLTHKPLSIVEQEEEKPLKKLQKPMEQTVEEPPNYSLTKDSNNKNMLVSYDDQLMAMNLEYCVEEVPMIDPECLELICNNSSMSSSTSTSSSSSNESSILKDLQFPDFDWSDYGIHNNNNGVGNIMENNVMSLWDVDDFSSWDLLLNDDIPQSSSTFGLF, encoded by the exons ATGGGGAGACAACCATGCTGTGACAAAGTAGGGTTGAAGAAAGGACCATGGACTGCAGATGAAGACAGGAAGCTCATGAACTTCATCCTCACCCATGGACAATGTTGTTGGAGAGCTGTTCCTAAGCTTGCTGGTCTTCTCAGGTGTGGCAAGAGTTGTAGACTTCGCTGGACAAATTATCTTCGACCAGACCTGAAAAGAGGTCTTCTCTCGGATAACGAGGAGAAGATGGTCATTGACCTTCATTCCCAGCTCGGCAACAG GTGGTCAAAGATAGCTTCTCATTTACCAGGAAGAACAGACAATGAAATCAAGAACCACTGGAACACTCACATCAAGAAGAAGTTAAGGAAAATGGGGATCGATCCTCTCACTCATAAACCACTCTCTATagtagaacaagaagaagaaaaaccttTAAAGAAGCTGCAGAAACCAATGGAGCAGACTGTGGAGGAACCACCTAATTATTCTCTTACCAAAGACAGCAACAACAAGAACATGCTTGTAAGTTACGATGATCAGCTTATGGCGATGAATCTTGAGTATTGCGTCGAAGAAGTCCCTATGATTGATCCAGAGTGTTTAGAGCTTATCTGCAACAACTCTTCAATGTCTTCATCCACATCCACGTCTTCCAGTTCATCTAATGAATCAAGTATCTTGAAGGATTTGCAGTTTCCAGATTTCGATTGGTCGGACTATGGtattcataataataataatggtgTGGGAAACATTATGGAGAACAATGTGATGAGCCTGTGGGATGTTGATGACTTTAGCAGTTGGGATTTGCTGTTAAATGATGATATTCCTCAGAGTTCTTCCACGTTCGggttattttga